In candidate division WOR-3 bacterium, the following are encoded in one genomic region:
- a CDS encoding sodium:solute symporter family protein: MVIFAGYLLILLMLALRARQKARPGAEDFFLASRTLGPLMLLLTLAATNFSAFTVFGFAGAGYRFGYSWYPIMAFGTGFMALTFILLGIPAHRAGKETGVITPPELIWHRFRHRGLYSAYLLVMVVFTLPYLALQPLGAGYMLKALFGIPHPAGAGLVVLIGLVYVLVAGLRGDVYTDLFQGLLMLIGAGVLFFALISALGGFERVSRELVSKLPGLFSRPGGDGFFTPRIWFSYLALWFLCDPMFPQLFQRFLAAGSDRALRRSAQLYPLVTGVLFFFPVALGVLAHSVLPNLSGGKTDQVLPLLVSRALKPVFSGLLTVVGLSALMSTMDSQLLTLSSMVLRDGRQLLGKNPETGNRARLAVIILLAVTGWLLALKPPATILEIATETFTGLAVLFPVTLAGAYWQKANPWAGMLSIMVGEALVVLYHFKLLPDFGFLPVIPVVGVSALVLIAGSLLFPARGLNPWSSVRNLNWRPLGALLLVFILANDFWSWHRVGALFLGLPVWLWYHIGLTLTLVVLLGWQVFRN; encoded by the coding sequence GTGGTAATTTTCGCCGGTTATCTGCTGATTCTTTTAATGCTCGCCCTGCGGGCACGGCAGAAGGCAAGGCCCGGTGCTGAAGACTTCTTTCTTGCCTCGCGGACGCTCGGTCCGCTGATGCTGCTTTTGACTCTGGCGGCGACCAACTTCTCCGCCTTTACGGTCTTCGGTTTTGCGGGAGCGGGCTACCGGTTCGGCTACAGCTGGTATCCGATCATGGCGTTTGGCACCGGATTCATGGCGCTGACCTTTATTCTTCTGGGCATTCCGGCGCACCGGGCAGGCAAGGAGACAGGTGTGATCACACCACCCGAGCTGATCTGGCACCGGTTCCGCCATCGCGGACTGTATTCTGCCTATCTGCTGGTGATGGTTGTCTTTACCCTGCCCTATCTGGCGCTTCAGCCGCTGGGTGCGGGCTATATGCTTAAGGCGCTGTTCGGTATTCCCCATCCCGCCGGTGCCGGGCTGGTGGTGCTCATCGGTCTGGTCTATGTGCTGGTGGCGGGTCTGCGGGGCGATGTTTATACCGACCTGTTTCAGGGGCTGCTGATGCTTATCGGTGCCGGGGTGCTGTTTTTTGCCCTGATTTCAGCGCTGGGCGGTTTTGAACGGGTCAGCAGGGAACTGGTCTCAAAACTGCCCGGGCTTTTCTCCCGGCCCGGCGGAGACGGATTCTTTACCCCCAGGATCTGGTTTTCCTATCTGGCGCTCTGGTTCTTATGTGACCCGATGTTTCCCCAGCTGTTTCAGCGGTTTCTTGCTGCGGGCAGTGACCGGGCGCTCCGGCGCAGTGCCCAGCTCTATCCGCTGGTTACCGGGGTGCTCTTCTTCTTTCCGGTGGCACTGGGCGTGCTGGCACATTCGGTTCTGCCCAATTTGAGCGGAGGTAAAACGGATCAGGTCCTGCCCCTTCTTGTCAGCCGGGCCCTGAAACCGGTTTTTTCCGGTCTGCTGACCGTAGTCGGGCTGTCTGCCCTGATGTCAACGATGGACTCCCAGCTCCTGACCCTGTCCTCAATGGTGCTCCGGGATGGCAGGCAGCTTCTGGGCAAAAACCCGGAAACCGGGAATCGGGCACGGCTGGCGGTTATTATCCTGCTGGCAGTTACCGGCTGGCTTCTTGCCCTGAAACCGCCGGCAACAATCCTTGAGATTGCGACCGAGACCTTTACCGGTCTGGCGGTCCTTTTCCCGGTTACCCTTGCCGGTGCCTACTGGCAGAAGGCAAACCCATGGGCCGGGATGCTGTCAATTATGGTGGGCGAGGCGCTGGTTGTGCTATATCACTTCAAGCTTCTGCCCGATTTCGGCTTTCTGCCGGTAATTCCGGTAGTGGGTGTGAGTGCTCTGGTGCTGATTGCAGGCAGTCTGCTCTTCCCTGCCCGGGGCTTGAACCCCTGGAGCTCAGTCAGAAATCTCAACTGGCGCCCACTCGGTGCGCTGTTACTGGTTTTCATTCTGGCAAATGACTTCTGGAGCTGGCACCGGGTCGGAGCGCTGTTTCTCGGTCTGCCGGTCTGGCTCTGGTATCACATCGGTCTGACACTGACGCTGGTGGTGCTGTTGGGCTGGCAGGTGTTCAGGAATTGA
- a CDS encoding FlgD immunoglobulin-like domain containing protein yields the protein MNPGHLLLTLLITASLHAQLLEKTVLLPDSLGGIVNPRCCAFNPLNNRFYVAGQDGEATVAIDGATGRKIARIPTGYFSLAMCHHPGVNKIYVANYYSGALTIIDGAASQLLRQLDVGWGGYALAINPLTNRVYLANYIRDQVLVIDGVRDSVIATVAVGSRPSALAVNTTSNLIYVANELSASVSVIDGQTHQVLTTVPAGSNPRNLCYNPVANRVYAANAISNNVTVIDGATQEVRATIAVGRTPRYLLFNPDANRIYCSHDSGITVIDGAGDTVIRTVFTGGTPAVMVYDSLDHRIFAVEPAGNRVIVLDARTDSIIAFVACGTYPWTLGFNPVEKLVYTVNWRSNDVTAIDAVTLAGVKTIRLGAWPIHLIRAGNKIYAANQWSNYVSAIDIATLNPAAEIPVAGCPWRLCANDDSTRVYVASRDSGLIAVIAVNEDSIIKQVKTGNRPEALLYLPAESSLYIANYGSGTVNIFSENGDSIIATIAVGNGPKSLSAGPEQNRVYCACAGSGTIAVIDTRSRSLIKTIPVRPWPSFLLFDSAYHRIYCAHSTGNTVTVIDTRTDSVIKTITVGNQPAYLVQDRTGSRVYCVNSGSASVSVIDAGADSAITAISVGTMPINLSYNPADHHLYCTNSYDDNVTVIDCATSQVLTMIPTGIAPAFALWIPEGNRTLIANSEGASISVIAGNVGVGGKFQEDRRLISITPSPFRAQTTIRLNPGQPAPVTTLPIYNSAGRLVRTLKPRADNLTFLWDGTGDSGKKLPAGVYITEFLNQQARLVLLH from the coding sequence ATGAACCCCGGACACCTGCTTTTAACATTGCTTATCACCGCCAGCCTGCATGCCCAGCTTCTGGAGAAGACCGTTCTTCTTCCCGATTCACTGGGCGGAATTGTCAACCCCCGCTGCTGTGCGTTTAACCCGTTGAATAACCGCTTTTATGTTGCCGGGCAGGACGGTGAGGCAACAGTTGCCATTGATGGCGCCACCGGTCGGAAAATCGCCCGGATTCCAACCGGCTACTTTTCACTGGCAATGTGCCATCATCCCGGGGTAAACAAAATCTATGTCGCCAACTACTACTCCGGCGCTCTCACAATAATTGACGGTGCCGCCAGTCAACTGCTCCGACAGCTTGATGTCGGCTGGGGCGGTTATGCCCTCGCCATCAACCCGCTTACCAATCGGGTATATCTCGCCAATTACATCAGGGACCAGGTACTGGTAATCGACGGTGTCCGGGACTCGGTAATTGCCACTGTTGCTGTGGGCTCAAGACCATCAGCCCTGGCGGTTAACACCACAAGCAACCTGATTTATGTGGCAAATGAGCTTTCCGCCTCGGTCTCGGTGATTGACGGCCAGACCCATCAGGTGCTGACCACCGTGCCGGCAGGCAGCAACCCGCGCAATCTGTGCTATAATCCGGTTGCCAACCGGGTTTACGCCGCCAATGCCATCAGCAACAATGTCACCGTAATCGACGGTGCGACCCAGGAGGTGCGGGCAACCATTGCCGTGGGCAGAACACCCCGGTATCTGCTGTTCAATCCTGATGCAAACAGGATCTACTGCAGTCATGACAGCGGTATAACCGTGATCGACGGTGCGGGCGATACGGTTATCAGAACGGTCTTTACCGGCGGCACACCGGCGGTGATGGTCTATGATTCGCTTGACCACCGGATTTTTGCCGTCGAACCGGCAGGCAACCGGGTTATCGTGCTTGATGCCCGTACCGATTCAATTATCGCTTTTGTAGCTTGCGGCACATACCCCTGGACCCTGGGTTTCAACCCGGTTGAAAAACTGGTGTATACGGTCAACTGGCGCAGTAACGATGTCACCGCAATTGACGCCGTAACTCTTGCTGGGGTCAAAACCATCCGCCTCGGTGCCTGGCCCATTCATCTGATCCGGGCAGGCAACAAAATTTATGCGGCAAACCAGTGGAGCAACTATGTCTCCGCAATTGACATCGCCACCCTGAATCCGGCTGCGGAAATTCCGGTTGCCGGCTGCCCGTGGCGCTTATGCGCGAACGATGACAGCACCAGAGTTTATGTTGCCAGCCGGGACAGCGGTTTGATTGCGGTGATCGCTGTTAATGAAGACAGTATAATCAAGCAGGTTAAAACCGGTAATCGCCCGGAGGCGCTTCTTTATCTGCCTGCCGAAAGCTCACTCTATATTGCCAATTACGGTTCAGGCACAGTGAACATTTTCTCAGAAAATGGAGACAGCATCATCGCCACTATTGCGGTCGGCAACGGACCGAAATCACTCTCTGCCGGTCCGGAGCAGAACCGGGTCTACTGCGCCTGTGCCGGCTCCGGAACGATTGCGGTCATTGACACCCGGTCCCGCTCCCTCATCAAAACTATTCCGGTCCGCCCCTGGCCCTCATTTCTGCTGTTCGATTCTGCTTATCACCGGATTTACTGTGCCCACAGCACCGGCAACACCGTGACAGTAATTGACACCCGCACCGATTCGGTGATTAAAACCATAACCGTCGGCAATCAGCCCGCATACCTGGTTCAGGACCGGACCGGCAGCCGGGTTTACTGCGTGAACTCCGGTTCCGCTTCGGTGAGTGTGATTGATGCCGGAGCTGATTCGGCAATCACCGCCATCAGCGTTGGTACAATGCCGATAAATCTGAGTTATAATCCGGCTGACCACCATCTCTACTGCACCAACTCCTATGATGACAATGTCACGGTGATTGACTGCGCCACCAGTCAGGTCCTGACCATGATCCCGACCGGTATTGCTCCCGCTTTTGCCCTCTGGATTCCTGAGGGTAACCGCACCCTGATTGCCAACAGCGAAGGTGCCTCAATCTCGGTTATCGCCGGCAATGTTGGAGTTGGCGGGAAGTTTCAAGAGGACAGGCGCCTGATTTCAATTACACCCAGCCCGTTCCGGGCTCAGACCACGATCCGTCTTAATCCCGGTCAGCCGGCACCGGTAACCACTCTGCCCATCTACAATTCGGCAGGCAGGCTCGTCCGCACCCTCAAACCCCGGGCTGACAATCTGACTTTCCTCTGGGATGGAACCGGTGATTCCGGCAAAAAACTGCCTGCCGGTGTCTACATCACCGAATTTCTGAACCAGCAGGCAAGGCTCGTCCTTCTCCATTAG
- a CDS encoding T9SS type A sorting domain-containing protein has protein sequence MVSYSTDGGISWTRCNLSGVNSGFCYCLAVSPPSDIVYAGGEVLGAGAVYISTDGGFSWSQTRSAPADTVFALAVDPLEPDRVYAGTRNGVYLSTDRGVSWEQLFSGSAVRSVRIHPQAPDTVFAAGDSGCWISRNRGLDWEPMNHGLGSPRLTAMEFVRAPGLMLLAGTQNRSCYRMDLSTGVKEAEFRFEPGEAVFSSPVRRQAKLLTGEPVSLLRLYDAGGRRVLSLDRLKPGEMVNIAGLKSGCYLIIAKTGRRTVYTRIVVSR, from the coding sequence GTGGTTTCCTATTCAACCGATGGCGGGATCAGCTGGACCAGATGCAACCTCTCCGGTGTCAACTCCGGATTCTGCTACTGTCTGGCGGTTTCACCGCCAAGTGATATTGTTTATGCCGGTGGCGAGGTGCTGGGTGCGGGTGCGGTTTACATTTCAACCGATGGCGGGTTCAGCTGGAGCCAGACCCGGAGTGCACCGGCAGACACCGTTTTTGCACTGGCGGTTGACCCGCTGGAGCCGGACCGGGTTTATGCGGGAACCCGGAACGGGGTTTACCTGAGCACTGACCGCGGTGTCAGCTGGGAGCAGCTGTTTTCCGGTTCAGCTGTCCGCTCGGTCCGGATTCATCCTCAAGCTCCGGATACAGTTTTTGCTGCCGGTGATTCCGGCTGCTGGATTTCCCGAAACCGGGGACTGGACTGGGAACCGATGAATCATGGTCTGGGTTCACCGCGCCTGACCGCAATGGAGTTTGTGCGCGCACCCGGGCTGATGCTGCTTGCCGGCACACAGAACCGCTCCTGTTACCGGATGGATTTGAGCACCGGTGTTAAAGAGGCAGAATTCCGGTTTGAACCCGGGGAAGCAGTTTTTTCGAGTCCGGTGCGCCGGCAGGCAAAACTGCTTACGGGCGAACCGGTCAGTCTACTGCGCCTTTACGACGCTGGGGGAAGGCGGGTGTTGAGTTTAGACAGGCTGAAACCGGGCGAGATGGTGAATATCGCCGGTCTCAAATCCGGCTGTTACCTGATAATCGCCAAGACCGGCAGGAGAACGGTTTATACGCGGATCGTGGTCAGCCGGTAG
- a CDS encoding site-specific DNA-methyltransferase: protein MSSKYINKIICGDALTVLRELPDNIVDIGITSPPYNKGENKKGWLVPAVRYVGASDRLPESLYQEQQIDVLNEIYRITKPGGSFFYNHKVRWEKGILLHPMDWLRKTKWIIRQEIIWDRMIAANIRGWRFWQVEERIYWLFKPKGRNLIGDELRPEHARLTSIWRFPPEQNNPHPAPFPIALPVRVIISILNDSKGLVLDPYCGSGTTLVVAKILGHSFIGIDISEEYTRLTEQRLSNYLKEVPLVNEEIAKHKVTKTFKERKAKGEFTGRYGPQRRTTPLTLFKVRDRKHRA from the coding sequence ATGAGTAGCAAATACATTAACAAGATAATCTGTGGCGATGCCCTTACCGTTCTCAGAGAACTGCCAGATAATATTGTAGATATTGGTATAACCTCGCCACCTTACAATAAAGGTGAAAACAAAAAAGGGTGGTTGGTTCCGGCTGTAAGGTATGTAGGCGCGAGTGATAGACTACCTGAAAGTTTATATCAGGAACAACAAATTGATGTTCTAAATGAGATTTATCGTATTACAAAACCAGGCGGTTCTTTCTTCTATAACCATAAAGTTAGATGGGAAAAGGGAATTTTGCTACATCCTATGGATTGGCTTAGAAAGACTAAGTGGATAATACGGCAAGAGATTATTTGGGACCGAATGATCGCCGCCAATATTAGAGGTTGGCGCTTCTGGCAGGTGGAAGAAAGGATATACTGGCTGTTTAAGCCTAAAGGTAGAAATCTAATTGGCGACGAGCTGAGACCCGAGCATGCTCGGTTAACATCAATCTGGCGTTTTCCGCCCGAGCAGAATAATCCTCATCCTGCGCCGTTTCCGATAGCGTTGCCGGTGCGTGTAATTATATCAATTTTAAATGATTCAAAGGGTTTAGTTCTTGATCCTTATTGTGGTAGCGGTACTACGCTGGTGGTGGCTAAAATTCTTGGGCATAGTTTTATTGGCATTGATATTTCCGAAGAATATACGAGATTAACAGAGCAACGGTTGAGTAATTACCTGAAAGAGGTTCCTTTAGTAAACGAAGAAATTGCCAAACACAAAGTTACTAAAACATTCAAAGAACGAAAAGCAAAAGGTGAATTTACGGGCAGATACGGACCTCAACGAAGAACAACACCTTTAACCCTTTTTAAAGTTCGAGATAGAAAGCACCGCGCTTAA
- a CDS encoding M28 family peptidase, translated as MARSIIILLTIVSLVVAGEFLALIPDVKPELLKDQFRVVGMTNSGVLVLGTEEQQTAVSALNGRVLDYQPQEKLYFRVHLFDPATRQELAAISRILDFDGEEYLVSAAPENLPALRSLRAMVARLSLQPWVFRPVRFDPPPVLADPLIEQIVASVSPDSVLSYVRRLQRYRTRYSTSDSCRAAAEWIRQKFLSFGCDSVYFQYHTSGHAPNVIGVRFGTQGQRNPYAIICGHFDSYAATNAPGADDNASGTAAVLEAARVTRGYQFTRDLRFIAFSGEEFGLYGSEYYAAQARAAGDSILGVFNFDMIGYVDAAPENLDVLGKISNPPCEPFVDWFTAVADTYALLPVYKRMVNDNQSSDHGPFWNNGYLAFCGIEDFWPVNPYYHTPGDSIGAGYNNNDFCTQVTRAGVAGLALLGQPVPANRPLLGLLGVRVNDFGGNNFPDPGESIAVYLTLKNFGMVTAHNVYARLGTADTFITITADSSWFGDIAGSETATTSLPCRLLISAQTPREHQASFQLTMVAQESTFVTSFNLQIGQYLITDPIPDGPRWPPRYWAYDDIDTGYTRHPEFSWVEINSVGNRIQFGHNDSVRVIPLPEGFGPLRFYGQSYDSLSISADGWLVPGFYRTPNYQNQPLPSSGAPPRVIAVNWDDLYPGYNSTGYVYWLFDQPNHRLIIEYDSVFYYNPRTLRDKFQVIIYDTTVTTPTGDNEIVFQYLTANGYSSSTIGIQDGTRQIAIQCLYNGSYAHGAAPIAPGRAIRFTTVEPATGIVERLNRLQGRTLTISPNPARLAAQIRLNTTGTTRLALYDRSGRLVRSLHTGAGENSIRLDCRNLAPGVYFLRADIPLLTAKLTIMK; from the coding sequence ATGGCTCGGTCAATAATTATCCTCTTGACAATTGTCAGTCTGGTCGTGGCCGGTGAATTTCTGGCACTGATCCCGGATGTCAAGCCCGAACTGCTCAAGGATCAGTTCCGAGTTGTGGGCATGACCAACAGCGGGGTGCTGGTCCTCGGCACTGAAGAGCAGCAGACCGCAGTTTCCGCCCTCAACGGCAGGGTGCTGGACTACCAGCCGCAGGAGAAGCTCTACTTCCGGGTCCACCTCTTTGATCCCGCAACCCGGCAGGAGCTTGCCGCAATCAGCCGGATTCTCGACTTTGATGGTGAGGAGTATCTGGTTTCGGCCGCACCCGAAAACCTGCCGGCACTCCGCTCCCTGCGGGCGATGGTTGCCCGGCTCAGCCTTCAGCCCTGGGTTTTCAGACCGGTCCGGTTTGACCCGCCGCCGGTCCTCGCCGACCCGCTGATTGAGCAGATTGTTGCCTCGGTCTCACCCGATTCGGTGCTCTCTTATGTCCGCCGGCTCCAGCGCTACCGCACCCGCTACTCAACCTCTGACTCCTGCCGGGCGGCTGCGGAGTGGATCCGGCAGAAGTTTCTCTCCTTTGGTTGTGACTCGGTCTATTTTCAGTATCACACCTCAGGCCATGCGCCCAATGTGATCGGGGTCCGGTTCGGCACTCAGGGTCAGCGCAACCCTTATGCCATCATCTGCGGCCATTTTGACTCCTATGCCGCAACCAATGCGCCCGGTGCGGATGACAACGCCTCCGGCACTGCCGCGGTGCTCGAGGCGGCGCGGGTCACCCGGGGTTATCAGTTCACCCGGGACCTGCGCTTCATCGCCTTTTCCGGTGAGGAGTTCGGGCTCTATGGCAGTGAGTATTATGCGGCGCAGGCGCGGGCAGCCGGCGACTCGATTCTCGGTGTGTTCAACTTTGACATGATCGGCTATGTGGACGCTGCGCCTGAGAATCTGGATGTGCTCGGCAAGATCAGCAATCCGCCCTGCGAGCCGTTTGTGGACTGGTTCACTGCGGTTGCCGACACCTATGCCCTCCTGCCGGTCTACAAGCGGATGGTGAACGACAACCAGAGTTCGGACCACGGACCGTTCTGGAACAACGGCTATCTTGCCTTCTGCGGTATTGAGGACTTCTGGCCTGTAAACCCCTATTATCACACTCCGGGCGACTCGATCGGTGCCGGCTATAACAATAACGACTTCTGCACTCAGGTAACCAGAGCGGGTGTTGCCGGACTTGCCCTTCTTGGCCAGCCGGTGCCGGCGAACCGTCCCCTGCTCGGGCTTTTAGGCGTGCGGGTCAATGACTTTGGCGGCAACAACTTCCCGGACCCGGGCGAGAGCATTGCCGTCTATCTCACTTTGAAGAATTTTGGCATGGTAACCGCCCATAATGTCTATGCCCGGCTTGGCACTGCTGATACATTTATCACCATCACTGCGGATTCCAGCTGGTTCGGTGATATCGCCGGCAGTGAAACCGCAACCACCAGCCTGCCCTGCCGGCTGCTGATTTCGGCACAGACCCCGCGCGAGCATCAGGCATCATTCCAGCTGACGATGGTGGCTCAGGAAAGCACCTTTGTCACCAGCTTCAACCTCCAGATTGGCCAGTATCTTATAACCGACCCGATTCCGGACGGACCGCGCTGGCCCCCGCGCTACTGGGCTTATGATGACATCGACACCGGCTATACCCGGCACCCGGAGTTCAGCTGGGTGGAGATCAATTCGGTCGGTAACCGGATTCAATTCGGCCATAATGACAGCGTCCGGGTCATCCCTCTGCCTGAAGGTTTCGGACCGCTCCGCTTCTACGGTCAGAGTTATGACTCGCTCTCGATCTCCGCGGACGGCTGGCTTGTGCCCGGATTCTACCGCACCCCGAACTACCAGAACCAGCCTCTGCCTTCAAGTGGAGCACCACCCCGGGTGATTGCGGTCAACTGGGATGACCTCTATCCCGGCTACAACAGCACCGGCTATGTCTACTGGCTCTTTGACCAGCCGAACCATCGGCTGATCATAGAATACGACAGCGTCTTCTACTACAACCCGCGCACCCTGCGTGACAAGTTTCAGGTCATCATCTATGATACCACGGTCACCACCCCGACCGGTGACAACGAGATTGTCTTCCAGTATCTGACCGCCAACGGCTACTCAAGCTCGACAATCGGCATCCAGGACGGGACGCGCCAGATTGCAATTCAGTGCCTCTACAACGGCAGCTATGCCCATGGTGCCGCACCGATTGCACCGGGCAGGGCGATCCGGTTCACCACCGTGGAACCGGCAACCGGAATTGTCGAACGGCTCAACCGCCTGCAGGGACGCACACTGACCATCAGCCCCAACCCGGCACGGCTTGCTGCCCAGATCCGGCTCAACACAACCGGCACCACCCGTCTTGCCCTCTATGACCGTTCCGGCAGGCTGGTGCGCAGTCTGCACACCGGAGCAGGCGAAAACTCAATCCGGCTTGACTGCCGCAACCTCGCACCCGGTGTCTACTTCCTGCGCGCAGATATTCCACTGCTTACAGCTAAGTTAACCATTATGAAATAA
- a CDS encoding Fic family protein codes for MENIPAEREKRIKPVKVRAHAPFAFSWYFNNRQVSEKVLEAMVLNTTFNTLPVLPGWVARLNEELIVRSIFGTAAIEGSPITENEVSDLVAAPGDIVPKNERERIILNLRAAYQFAGVGQGKPVNLEPFLISEKHITKLHEIITRGIDDRRYLPGIYRYEAVEVGDADHGGRYRPPKVPDDIKRLMQEFVEWVNSDEIIKGVAPAVRAFLVHYHLALIHPFKDGNGRVARVLEAEILERAGFWYVPLMMSNYYYQHIDDYYRAFTAAEKNEFDLTPFLIFCLDGLVACLREMHKRISDQIRILALRKYYEELRTERKLTSRQHALLLILLEGENEFKAPELKSRAEFMGWYQNVSDRSAARDIRKLLDMKLIVKADGDKYKLNTKALG; via the coding sequence ATGGAAAACATACCGGCGGAAAGAGAAAAGCGGATTAAACCAGTGAAGGTAAGGGCGCACGCGCCTTTTGCCTTCAGCTGGTATTTTAACAACCGGCAGGTTTCAGAAAAGGTTCTTGAGGCGATGGTTCTAAATACCACATTTAACACGCTGCCAGTTCTGCCGGGCTGGGTCGCAAGGCTGAATGAGGAGTTGATTGTGCGTTCAATCTTCGGAACTGCGGCAATTGAGGGCAGTCCGATTACCGAAAACGAAGTTTCGGATCTGGTTGCAGCGCCAGGGGATATTGTGCCTAAAAACGAAAGGGAGAGGATAATCTTGAATTTGCGGGCTGCATACCAATTTGCTGGTGTCGGACAGGGGAAGCCTGTGAACCTGGAGCCGTTTCTGATATCAGAAAAACATATCACCAAGCTGCACGAGATTATAACCCGGGGCATTGATGATCGCCGCTATCTGCCTGGTATCTACCGGTATGAGGCGGTTGAGGTGGGAGATGCTGACCACGGCGGCAGATACCGGCCACCCAAAGTTCCGGATGATATTAAAAGGCTGATGCAGGAATTTGTGGAGTGGGTAAACAGTGATGAAATCATAAAAGGGGTTGCTCCGGCGGTTCGGGCCTTTCTGGTTCACTATCACTTGGCGCTTATTCATCCTTTTAAAGATGGTAATGGCAGGGTCGCCCGGGTGCTGGAGGCGGAGATTCTGGAGCGGGCAGGGTTTTGGTATGTGCCGCTGATGATGTCCAATTACTATTACCAGCACATTGACGATTATTACCGGGCATTTACCGCCGCGGAGAAAAACGAATTTGATCTCACCCCGTTTCTGATTTTCTGCCTTGATGGTCTGGTGGCATGTCTGCGGGAAATGCACAAACGGATTTCCGACCAGATCCGGATTCTTGCCCTGCGTAAATACTATGAGGAGCTGCGCACCGAGCGCAAACTTACAAGCCGCCAGCACGCCCTGCTGTTGATTCTTCTTGAGGGAGAAAATGAGTTCAAGGCACCAGAACTGAAATCCAGAGCGGAGTTTATGGGCTGGTATCAGAATGTTTCTGACCGTTCGGCAGCAAGGGATATCAGAAAACTTTTAGATATGAAGCTGATTGTTAAGGCTGATGGCGATAAGTACAAGTTAAATACGAAGGCGCTCGGTTAA